Below is a window of Christensenella minuta DNA.
TCGCCCATGGGGGTGAGGATAACCGTCGGAGAGATCGCGTTCACATTGATATTATACTGCGCCCATTCAAAGCACAAGAGTTTTGTCATATAGATCACGCCCGCCTTCGCGACGCCGTAGGCGATATGCTTATCGAGCGCGACGATACCAGCCTGGGACGCCATATTGATAATTTTACCGCCGCCGTTTTCAATCATAGTGCGCCCCACGGCCTGATTGAGCATGAACATTCCCTTAAGGTTCACATTCATTGTGAGGTCCCACATTTCCTCGGTCATGTCTACCGCCTTGTCGATGAGCCCAACGCCCGCGCAGTTGACAAGAATATCAATCTTTCCGAAACGCGCGACCGCCGCGTCCGTAACGCCTTGCCGGTCGCTTCCTTTTGTGATATCGCCCGTATATCCGAGGTATTCGCGGCCGAGTCCTTCCACATACCGCTTCAGTTCGTCCGACTCTGCGCGGTCGAACACGATGATGTCCGCGCCCTTGCGCGCATACATTTTTGCGATCTCAAAGCCGATACCGCTTGCGGCGCCGGTAATGACCGCCCGTTTCCCCGCAAGATCAAAATTTTCATTGAATTCCCTGTGTGCCATCTTTCATTCTCCTTATCGTCCCGTCCTGCCTGCGGGCAGGCACTGAAATTGTCTTCCCGCAGTGCAGACCTGCCTGCGGGCAGGCATCCCCATGCGGCGTAAAAAAACAAGGCGGTGGAAAATCAGGTCATAAAGCCGCCTTGCTTTCTTGTGAAATCCTGTCTTAGTTAAGCGGTCTGACCCTCTTTTGTGTCGTTCGCCGCTGAATCCAGCGTATAAGACATAATCTTTACCTGGTCCGCTTCGTCATGTCCGAGGACTCCCCTGAGTTCTCCATGGTGCATAACCATGATCCTGTCGCACAGCGAGAGCACTTCCGGCATTTCCGATGAAAGCAGGATGATCGACACGCCCTGCTTCGCAAGATCATCGATGATACGGTAGATTTCCGATTTTGCCCCGATGTCGATCCCGTGTGTAGGTTCGTCCATGAACAGGATTTTCGGCCCGTTCATCAGCCAGCGCGCAACGATCGTTTTCTGCTGGTTGCCGCCCGAGAGGTTGTTGACGCATTGCTGGAGGGATGGCGTTTTTACATTCAGCTTCTTGACGTATTCGTCCGCGATCCCTTTCACTTTATTTTTATTCAGCAGTCCGAGGGTGCTCTTAAGCCGTTTCAAGTACACCATCGTCATATTGTCTTCCACGGACATCTTGAGGAACAGGCCCTGTATCTTCCGGCCCTCCGGGATCAGCGCGATGCCATAGTTGATCGCGTCTTCCGTATCCTTGATCCTCACTTCTTTGCCGCCCAGCTTAATCGTGCCCGCTTTTCTCAGGTGCGCGCCGAAGATCGTCTCCAGCAGCTCGGAACGTCCCGCACCTACAAGACCGGTGAGGCCCAGCACTTCGCCTTCATACAGCTTAAAGGATACGTCATTTACACGCCCGCGCACGTCGGAAAGATGCTCTACCTCGAGGATCGGCTTACGCGTCTCATACCCGCTCATAAATTCGCGGTGTGCGGACTGGTCGAACTCACGGCCAACCATGAGGTTAATCATCGTCTGCTCGTCCATGTCTTTGCGCTCGCGTGTTTCGATGTGTTTGCCGTCGCGCAGGACCGTAATCTTGTCTGCAATCTCCATGATCTCTTCCAGTTTATGGGAAATATACAAAATCGCAACGCCGCTGCGGCGCAGATCATCCACAATCTTGAGCAGGAATTTAATCTCGCCTTCCGTAAGCGACGCCGTCGGTTCGTCCATAATCAGCATTTTGGAACGAAAGGACATTGCCTTTACGATCTCGAGAAGCTGCTGTTCGGATACGCTCAGGTTTTTGACGATCGCGTTCGGGCTGATGTAATCGATCCCCAGCTCGTCGAGAAACGCCTGCGTATCCCGGTACATCTTTACTTTGTCGATGAACAGTCCCTTTTTGGGCATCCGTCCAACATATACGTTTTCCGCGGCCGTCATATGCGGCGCGAGCGACAATTCCTGATGAATCATCGCGATCCCCGCGAGCTGCGCTTCCTTCGGCTCCCGGAAGAGGACCGGCTTTCCTTCAAATTCCACAGTTCCTTCGTCCGCCGGATAAACGCCGGACAGTATATTCATCAGCGTGGACTTGCCCGCGCCGTTTTCACCAACGACCGCGTGCACTTCTCCGCTGTAAATATCAAAGCTTACATTGTCAAGAGCTCTAACACCTGGGAAGATCTTAGATATGCCGTTTAATTTGCAAATCAGCTCTTTGCTCATAGTTTAATAACCTCCGTTTTTTGAAGGATGGGGACTGCGCGCCGCGCAGTCCCATCCTCAAACACTTTTCTGCTTAGAACAGTTCCGGGAACAGTTCCTTTACGGTATCGGGCGTAGCCATCACGCCTTCGTACCAGTTTACTTCTTCTTTCGGTCCTTCACCGGCAACGAGCTGATTGAACGCGTCGATAACCGGCTGCGCGCCCTGGTTGAACGGATCCTGGTCCATGCAGCCCTTGATCGTTCCGCTTGCGATATAAGGAGCGGTCTCTTCAAGAACGTCGTGGCATACCAGCATTACCTGATCCTGCAGGCCCATATCTTCGAGGGCTTTCGCAGCGCCGGACGGGCCGCCCGCCGTTACATACAGGCCTTTGAGGTCCGGGTTCGCCGTCAGGATGTTCTGGGTCTGCGTGTAAGCTTCCTCTGCCTTGTCGTTGTTTTCGACTTCCGCTACCAGCTCGAGCTTGTCGTTCGCGTCGAGGATGCTTCTTGCGCCCAGGCGCCGTTCTTCATGGCCGAGGACCGTGAAGTCGCCGGTGATGATGGCATATTTGCCTTCGCCGCCCATCAGTTCTTCGAGCTTCTTGCCGCATTCTTCGCCGCCGTACGTGCCGCTCTGGCCGTAATAAGCCTGGCGTTTCGAGTTATTGCCCGGTTCCGTATTGAATGTGTACATCAGGATCCCGGCTTCAACGCCTTTGTCCGTGACCGGCTGCAGGGCTTCGGAAATACCGAAGAAGCAAATCGCGTCGTAACCGGCGGCGATGTCGTTCTCGATGATGCTCGCCCATTTCTGCGGGTCGAAATCCTCTACGGACTGGCAGTCAACCGTGCAGTTCCTGTCGGCAAGCGCTTCCTTGGCCCAGTTCTGACCTACGAGAACAGCCGCGCCGAAGGGGTTGTTCTGAACCATGATCGTCGCGATCTTGATCGGTTCTTCCGCAGCCTGGTCTACAGGCAGGGACAGCGGCGTTTTGCCGGCAGGTATCTCGAGATCCGCCGCGGGCGTGAAATCGCCGGCAGGTTCAGCATCAGAAGACGCTTCCGTGGATGCTTCGCCCGACGCTTCCGTGGATGCCCCGGCCGAAGCTTCCGTGCTCGGTTCCGTGGCAGGCGCAGAGCAGCCAACCAACATCGCTACACAGAGAATCACTGCAACGAGGGTTACTAAGGTTTTCTTTAACATAATCTTTCCTCCCAGATTTTTTTATTATCCAACCGGCTGGGCCGGTGTGAATACGTGAATGGGCCGCCGGTTAGCGGGCCGCGCGTTTTTTGCGTACGCTGTCGAGCGCAACCGCGCCGATGATAATCAGGCCCAGGATAACCGTCTGCCAGTAGCCGGAAACCGCAAGCTGCGTGAACATATTTTTCAATATGCCCATCAGTGCCGCGCCGACGACTACGCCGAGTATATTTCCTTCGCCGCCCGTCATCGAAATGCCGCCGATAACCGCTGCAGCGATAACGTCCAGCTCGTAGCCTTTGCCAAAGGACGGGTCCGCGCTGTTCATTTGCCCGACGAGGAGCAGCGCGCATACGCCGGCCAGGAAGCCTTCGATCACATATACGAGCGTCAAAATCTTATCTACGTTAATACCGGACAGTTTTGCCGCCGGAGCGCTGTTACCGACCGCGTAGATGTTCCTGCCGGTCATGGTATTGTTCGCGAATATGAAGCCGATCACGACGATCACGGCCATCACGATGACGGTAACCGGAACCGGCCCGATATAACCGCCGCCAAATACGGAAATCCATGTGGGTTCATACCGAATCGGCGAACCGTTGGTGATGAGCAGCGCGACGCCCTGCCCGACGCTCATCATGCCCAGCGTGGCGATGAACGGCGGAAGGCCGACTTTGGAAACGAGCAGGCCGTTTGCCAGGCCGAACGCGGTACCCATGCCGAGGATCAGCAGCAATACCACGATGCCGGGAAGCGCGTAATCGGTCGCACGGGCAAAATATGTGCCGAATGCAGCCGACGCCGCGATGACCGACCCGACCGAAAGGTCGATGCCCGTCGTAATGATGATAAGGCCCATACCGACCGCGAGGATTGCGTTCAGCGAGAACTGCCTGATGATAACAAAAATATTCGTTGTCGTCGGAAATGTGGCTGGCCGCAGGATGCACATGATTACAAACAGTGCGATCAGCGCGACGAGAGCCGTCATTTCCGGCTTTGCCATTAGCTTTTTGAATGTACCGCTTTTTCTCGCGGCAAGTTCCGTTCCGGTTTGATTCCTCATAATTTTCCTCCCTATAATGCCAGGGCAGACCGCCCTAATATATCATCGTACGGCAGAGCGCCGCAGTATGAACAAAAAATGCCTGTGCTTACCAGCAGGTATAGGCGCCGTCCACCGGGATAGCCGCCCCCGTGGTAAAGGTGGACGCGTCGCTGGCGAGGTAGAGCACTACGCCCTGCAGCTCGTCGGGCGTACCCGGCCGCTTCATCGGCGACATTGCCATCCACCGGTCGACCCACTCGCCTCCGTCTGCAAAAAACTTTTTCGTCATTTCCGTTTGCATATAACCGGGGCAAATCGCGTTCACGCGTATATTGCGGGGCGCCCATTCGCACGCAAGGCTTTTTGTCAGATGGATCACGCCCGCCTTGGATGCGTTGTAGGAGGTTTGCGGCTGCGGCGTATTGACGATCAGTCCGGACATGGACGCCGTATTGATAATATTGCCGTATCCCTGCTTAATCATTGCGCGTCCCGCCGCCTGTGCGCCGAAAAACACGCCGTTGAGGTTGATGTTAACCACCGTGAGCCATTCCTCCGGCGTTACGTCTTCAGCGGGAATATGCTTTACGATGCCCGCATTGTTAATCATCACATCGATTTTGCCGAATGTATTTACCGTATATTCCACCAGTTTTTGGTTGTCTTCCGGCGAAGCGACGTCGCACTTCACCGCCTCGGCCCGTACGCCGTAGGTCTTCGCGATCTTCTTTGCGGTCTCGGCCGCCAGATCCATATTGATCTCGCCGATCACGATATCCGCCCCCGCCGACGCGAGCGCTTCCGCCATCGCCTGCCCGAGGCCTTGCGCGGCGCCGGTCACAACACCGGCTTTTCCCTTCATCGAAAACCTGTCGATTACGTTCATGAATTTGATTCCTCCAAATTTTTTGTTTTCTGCCCTTACGTACGGTAAAAAAACTACACATTATTTACCATGCTGAATTGCGCGGAAAATAAAAAAAAGCAATAAAAAAACGCAGGATTTCCTGCGATTCTTCATTGCCCCGGTACCCAAATTGTTATGGACAGAAATCTGTACTTAATCGTTCAGGCGTCATACCGGACACGATCTTCCGGACCGCGGCGGCCTCCTCAACTTTTGGCGCCGGTATGTAATTTGTTGCTTTCTGGTTTCTATCTATAAAATAAAAAATTTAAATACTTCATCATCGAACGGCCATTCGTTTGGAACGTTCCATTCGTTTTGTTGGTTGTATTCTATCACACGGTTTTTTTAAAAGCAATAGCTTTTTAGAAATTTCCCAAATTTTTTTGGAACGTTCAAAAAAGTAATTGACAAGCCCTATCCCCCCTTGCTAAAATGAAATAAATTTTAAGAGTTATGTTCTAAATTATCATTTTTATGTGAAAACATTGTTTTAATCGCGGATAGTCAGAATCTCTCTTAGAGTAAATCAATTCGACGAGGTGAAAAAAATGAGTGAACAAAGGGTTGCAATCATAACAGGCGGAACGCGCGGTATGGGTAAGAGCATGAGCCTTGCGCTTGCGGAAAGAGGCGATATCGTAATCGCGGTTTACCGTTCCGACGGAAAGAGCGCGGCGCAGGTGAAGGGCGAGCTGAAAAAGCTTTCGCCGAAGTCGGACGTAATCCAGGGGGACGTAAGCAAAAAAGCGGATGTGGAAAGGATCGTAGGGACGGTCGGCGAGCGCTTCGGACGCATCGATATCCTTGTCAATAACGCGGGTATTTTTGATTTTGCCTTCCTTGAGGATATGACGGAGGACGACCTCGACCGCTATTTGAGCATTAATTTCAAGAGCCAGTTCCTGATGACGCAGGCTGCCGCTCCCTATATGAAAAAGCACCAATATGGCAGAATCGTGAACGCATCTTCGATCTCCGCGACGATCGCGGACGTCGGCCTTGTGGGCTACGGATGCAGCAAAGCGGCGGTCAACATGTTTACCAAGATCATGTCTGCTGAGCTTGCGCCTTACGGCATCACGGTGAACGCCTATGCACCTGGAATCATCCATACGGATATGACGGATGGGATGATCCGCGAGCGCGGTGACGAGCAGGTAAAGCAGATTGCCCTCAAACGCTTCGGCACAGGTGAAGAAGCTGCGGCGCTGGTCGCGTTTCTCGCCTCTCCCGAGGCAGGCTACGTGACGGGAGAGATTATTGGCGTGGACGGCGGCTTTTTTAAGGTACAGAATCCATACCGTGCGCATGAATATGCAAGCACAGGGAAATAACGGCTGTTCTTCCCGGGCCGTTTTTTGGCTGCACGAAAAAAGGCAGGCTCCGCTTATACGGCCGCCTGCCTTTTTGTATCGCTTATTTTGTTCATCGCGCCAACAGGCCCGCCCGGTAACCAAGGTGTTTTCCCAGCGCCTCCTTGAGACCCTCCGCACAAGCCGCCTTTGGTAATGCTGCTTATATTCGTGCCCGCCGATATACTTCCCGCGGCCAAATCGCAATTAAAAAGACCGGATCGACCGGTCTTCCATCGTTCCCGGTAAAATTTATGCGCCGTCAAGGCCGCGGATCTCATCGAATGGGAAAATCACCGCCATGGCATGCCCCACGATCTGGTCATGACGGATCGGCCCTACCATCCGGCTGTCCATAGAATTCGCGCGGTTATCGCCCATGACAAACACCGTATCCCCGGGCACGGTGACTGCCTCCATATCCGCATAGGGCTGCTCGCCGGTGTATTCCTCGCTCAGCGCTTCCCCGTTGATATAAACCGTGCTGTCCCGGATTTCCACCGTTTCCCCGGGCAGGCCGATGGCGCGCTTCACGTAATTATTGTTCGTCCCGTCCGAATAGTGCACGATGATAATATCGCCGCGCTCGGGAAGCCCCGCATAGCGGCTGACCTTTTCGACCGCGAGCCGTTCGTCCGTGTGCAGGGTGGGCTGCATGGAGGGTCCGTCCACCAATATGATCTCAAACAGGAATGCCCGCACCAAAAACGCCACGGCAACAGCGATCCCGATCGCAAGCACCCAACCCCATATGTTTTTTGATTTCTCCTGACGTTTTTTGGCCACTCTCGACTCGGTTTCTGTCATAACATCCGTCTGCCTTCTTCATCTGTTTTCTTACGTCTGATTATACCACAGAACCGGCGGGGCCGGCGTGAATAATTTGTAAAAACCGCCGAAGGCGTCTGCCCCCGGCGGTCCGGTTCTCCAAAAGGCCGTATTTATTCCACAGTCACGCTTTTCGCGAGATTCCTCGGTTTATCCACGTCGCAGCCCTTCTGCACGGACATATAGTAGGCGAAAATCTGCATCGGGATAATAGATGTGATCGTCGCCTCGAAATCGATGGCGTCGGGCACGGTAACGATCTTATCCGCCACGTCCTTGACCAGGTCCTGATATTTCTCCTGGGTGACCACCATAACGACCGCACCGCGCGACGTAACCTCTTTTACGTTACTCAGGCATTTTTCGATCAAGTCGCCCTGCGTGAGAACCGCGACAACCAGCGTTCCTTCTTCCACCAACGCGATGGTGCCGTGCTTAAGCTCTCCGCCCGCATATGCCTCGGAATGGATATAACTGATCTCTTTGAGTTTCAACGAGCCTTCCATAGCCATCGCATAATCGAGCCCGCGGCCGATATAGAACACGCTGTGCTCTGTGAAATGCTCGTAGGCAAATTTTTGCAGCAACTCCTTGTTTTGGATCACCTTCTCCGCATTTTCCGGAACTTTCTGAAGTTCCGCGACATACGTGTGGTATTCTTCCTTCGTGATCCCGCCCTTTGCATATGCAAGCTTTAACGCAAACATGTAAAGCGCCATCAGCTGCGTTGTATATGCCTTGGTGGACGCGACCGCAATTTCAAGCCCCGCGCGCGTATACAGCACCTTATCCGCCTCACGCGCAATGGTAGAGCCAACGACGTTCGCAATCGCAAGCACGAACGCCCCGCGGCTTTTCGCCTCCCTGAGCGCGGCGATGGTGTCCGCCGTTTCGCCCGACTGGCTGACCACAATCACAAAATTGTCCTGATCTATGATCGGGTTCTTATACCGGAATTCCGAAGCGATCTCCACCTCTACCGGGACGCGCGCAAACCGCTCGATGATATATTTTCCCACATAAGACGCGTGGTATGCGGTGCCGCACGCAATGATCGTAATTTTCCTGATCCCCGCGAGCATAGCGTCGTCGATCCCGATCTCGTCAAAATTGATCTCTCCGTCTTTCACGCGCGGATTGAGCGTATCCGCGAGTGCGCGCGGCTGTTCCTCGATCTCCTTGAGCATGAAATGCGGATAGCCCGCTTTTTCCGCCTGCGAGACATCCCATTCCACGGTGAACACGTCGCGGTTGACCGGGTTCAGCACCTCGTCGTACAGCATGACCTCGTCCTTCTTCACAACGGCGATCTCGCCGTTGTTCAGGAAGTATACGTCGCGCGTATATTCAAGAATCGCGGGAATATCCGACGCGATCAGGTTCTCGTTCTTGCCCACGCCCACAACGAGGGGGCTGTCTTTACGGACCGCGACGATCTCGTCCGGGAATCGTTCGCATATGACGCCCAGGGCATAGCTCCCCTTGAGCTTGGAGATCGCCTGGGAAACGGCCTCCTTGAGGTCGTCCTTCAGGTAATAAGCAATCAGGTGGGCAATGATCTCCGTATCCGTTTCCGAAACAAAAGAAACGCCCTTTCTCGTAAGCCATTCCCGCAGTTGCAGGTAATTTTCAATGATGCCGTTGTGCACGATGGCGAGGTCTCCCGCCTCATTGATATGGGGATGGGCGTTCTTTTGGTTGGGCTCACCGTGCGTCGCCCAGCGCGTATGCCCGATGCCGACGGTGTGCTCCGCACATTTGCCCGCCACCATTTTCTCAAGCCCGGCAAGCTTGCCCTTTTCCTTATAGAGGGTCATTCTCCCATCGTCAAGATA
It encodes the following:
- a CDS encoding GolD/DthD family dehydrogenase codes for the protein MAHREFNENFDLAGKRAVITGAASGIGFEIAKMYARKGADIIVFDRAESDELKRYVEGLGREYLGYTGDITKGSDRQGVTDAAVARFGKIDILVNCAGVGLIDKAVDMTEEMWDLTMNVNLKGMFMLNQAVGRTMIENGGGKIINMASQAGIVALDKHIAYGVAKAGVIYMTKLLCFEWAQYNINVNAISPTVILTPMGEAAWEGEVGEAFKKTIPARRFGYPEEVAACAVFLASDAASLINGENLVIDGGYTIQ
- a CDS encoding sugar ABC transporter ATP-binding protein, whose translation is MSKELICKLNGISKIFPGVRALDNVSFDIYSGEVHAVVGENGAGKSTLMNILSGVYPADEGTVEFEGKPVLFREPKEAQLAGIAMIHQELSLAPHMTAAENVYVGRMPKKGLFIDKVKMYRDTQAFLDELGIDYISPNAIVKNLSVSEQQLLEIVKAMSFRSKMLIMDEPTASLTEGEIKFLLKIVDDLRRSGVAILYISHKLEEIMEIADKITVLRDGKHIETRERKDMDEQTMINLMVGREFDQSAHREFMSGYETRKPILEVEHLSDVRGRVNDVSFKLYEGEVLGLTGLVGAGRSELLETIFGAHLRKAGTIKLGGKEVRIKDTEDAINYGIALIPEGRKIQGLFLKMSVEDNMTMVYLKRLKSTLGLLNKNKVKGIADEYVKKLNVKTPSLQQCVNNLSGGNQQKTIVARWLMNGPKILFMDEPTHGIDIGAKSEIYRIIDDLAKQGVSIILLSSEMPEVLSLCDRIMVMHHGELRGVLGHDEADQVKIMSYTLDSAANDTKEGQTA
- a CDS encoding sugar ABC transporter substrate-binding protein, which produces MLKKTLVTLVAVILCVAMLVGCSAPATEPSTEASAGASTEASGEASTEASSDAEPAGDFTPAADLEIPAGKTPLSLPVDQAAEEPIKIATIMVQNNPFGAAVLVGQNWAKEALADRNCTVDCQSVEDFDPQKWASIIENDIAAGYDAICFFGISEALQPVTDKGVEAGILMYTFNTEPGNNSKRQAYYGQSGTYGGEECGKKLEELMGGEGKYAIITGDFTVLGHEERRLGARSILDANDKLELVAEVENNDKAEEAYTQTQNILTANPDLKGLYVTAGGPSGAAKALEDMGLQDQVMLVCHDVLEETAPYIASGTIKGCMDQDPFNQGAQPVIDAFNQLVAGEGPKEEVNWYEGVMATPDTVKELFPELF
- a CDS encoding ABC transporter permease, which codes for MRNQTGTELAARKSGTFKKLMAKPEMTALVALIALFVIMCILRPATFPTTTNIFVIIRQFSLNAILAVGMGLIIITTGIDLSVGSVIAASAAFGTYFARATDYALPGIVVLLLILGMGTAFGLANGLLVSKVGLPPFIATLGMMSVGQGVALLITNGSPIRYEPTWISVFGGGYIGPVPVTVIVMAVIVVIGFIFANNTMTGRNIYAVGNSAPAAKLSGINVDKILTLVYVIEGFLAGVCALLLVGQMNSADPSFGKGYELDVIAAAVIGGISMTGGEGNILGVVVGAALMGILKNMFTQLAVSGYWQTVILGLIIIGAVALDSVRKKRAAR
- a CDS encoding glucose 1-dehydrogenase — its product is MNVIDRFSMKGKAGVVTGAAQGLGQAMAEALASAGADIVIGEINMDLAAETAKKIAKTYGVRAEAVKCDVASPEDNQKLVEYTVNTFGKIDVMINNAGIVKHIPAEDVTPEEWLTVVNINLNGVFFGAQAAGRAMIKQGYGNIINTASMSGLIVNTPQPQTSYNASKAGVIHLTKSLACEWAPRNIRVNAICPGYMQTEMTKKFFADGGEWVDRWMAMSPMKRPGTPDELQGVVLYLASDASTFTTGAAIPVDGAYTCW
- a CDS encoding SDR family NAD(P)-dependent oxidoreductase, giving the protein MSEQRVAIITGGTRGMGKSMSLALAERGDIVIAVYRSDGKSAAQVKGELKKLSPKSDVIQGDVSKKADVERIVGTVGERFGRIDILVNNAGIFDFAFLEDMTEDDLDRYLSINFKSQFLMTQAAAPYMKKHQYGRIVNASSISATIADVGLVGYGCSKAAVNMFTKIMSAELAPYGITVNAYAPGIIHTDMTDGMIRERGDEQVKQIALKRFGTGEEAAALVAFLASPEAGYVTGEIIGVDGGFFKVQNPYRAHEYASTGK
- the lepB gene encoding signal peptidase I — encoded protein: MTETESRVAKKRQEKSKNIWGWVLAIGIAVAVAFLVRAFLFEIILVDGPSMQPTLHTDERLAVEKVSRYAGLPERGDIIIVHYSDGTNNNYVKRAIGLPGETVEIRDSTVYINGEALSEEYTGEQPYADMEAVTVPGDTVFVMGDNRANSMDSRMVGPIRHDQIVGHAMAVIFPFDEIRGLDGA
- the glmS gene encoding glutamine--fructose-6-phosphate transaminase (isomerizing), with protein sequence MCGIVGYIGDRNVIPVLIGGLQKLEYRGYDSAGIAYLDDGRMTLYKEKGKLAGLEKMVAGKCAEHTVGIGHTRWATHGEPNQKNAHPHINEAGDLAIVHNGIIENYLQLREWLTRKGVSFVSETDTEIIAHLIAYYLKDDLKEAVSQAISKLKGSYALGVICERFPDEIVAVRKDSPLVVGVGKNENLIASDIPAILEYTRDVYFLNNGEIAVVKKDEVMLYDEVLNPVNRDVFTVEWDVSQAEKAGYPHFMLKEIEEQPRALADTLNPRVKDGEINFDEIGIDDAMLAGIRKITIIACGTAYHASYVGKYIIERFARVPVEVEIASEFRYKNPIIDQDNFVIVVSQSGETADTIAALREAKSRGAFVLAIANVVGSTIAREADKVLYTRAGLEIAVASTKAYTTQLMALYMFALKLAYAKGGITKEEYHTYVAELQKVPENAEKVIQNKELLQKFAYEHFTEHSVFYIGRGLDYAMAMEGSLKLKEISYIHSEAYAGGELKHGTIALVEEGTLVVAVLTQGDLIEKCLSNVKEVTSRGAVVMVVTQEKYQDLVKDVADKIVTVPDAIDFEATITSIIPMQIFAYYMSVQKGCDVDKPRNLAKSVTVE